One Centroberyx gerrardi isolate f3 chromosome 6, fCenGer3.hap1.cur.20231027, whole genome shotgun sequence genomic region harbors:
- the dhx36 gene encoding ATP-dependent DNA/RNA helicase DHX36, with protein MSYGYGGGGGGGGGGRRGRRGGRGFGDGNRERWDRGGGGGGGGGGRGYSRNTDFGSRDDQDRGGGQRDRPPPHLKGREIGLWYARYGAVRRKQADRRSRAVVQMDEAREQHITKLLNSVQNDQPGPERDGRDARASTSGNWRTTADRTDRDDSHCYFDGDVPEEDKHKIEIKSEEEEEEVSAAPEKIPHKSQRYFSREVAKDETPDTWDEEEQQEEDEEDKVKVRGKEKDLEYLVHKVVRDKTQDDFLQRDLQSKKSNPKFQDMLKFREKLPSYSKREELVELINSNRVLVVSGETGCGKTTQVTQFILDDHINRGVGSLCRVVCTQPRRISAISVAERVASERAETVGDGNSCGYQIRLQCRLPRRQGSVLYCTTGIILQWLRSDPLLSSISHLVLDEIHERNLQSDVLLVIVKDLLKLRHDLKIILMSATLNADKFSQYFDNCPMIHIPGLTFPVEEFLLEDVVEMTRYRPQKQDRRPSWKRGFMQGRNSRPEKEEKEAEYRESWPCYARTLQGRYSDDTIEVLEMLDNDEKIDLELIMALIRHIVLKEEQGAILIFLPGWDNISSLNDLLMAQQMFRSDRFVIIPLHSLMPTVNQTQVFKRPPPGVRKIVIATNIAETSITIDDVVYVIDGGKIKETHFDTNNNISTMAAEWVSLANAKQRKGRAGRVCPGKCYHLYNGLRASLLDAYQLPEIMRTPLEELCLQIKILKLGAIAGFLRKALDPPTEKAVSLAIKHLIDLNALDHSENLTALGFHLARLPVEPHIGKLILFGALLGCLDPVLIIAASLSFKDPFFIPLGKEKMADMRRKTLSRNSKSDHLTIVNAFQGWEDAKRRGARYEREFCWDNFLSANTLQMLHNMKGQFTEHLMRTGFVSSRDPKDPKSNINSENEKLIKAVIVAGLYPKVAMIRPSHSKKRPGVKVYTQADGKVCIHPKSVNAEETEFNYTWLIYHLKMRTSSIFLYDCTEVSPFSLLFFGGDITIQKDEDQETIAVDQWIVFRSPARIAHLVKSLKRELDSLLEEKIRHPAPVDWHNRQSKDCAVITAIIDLITTQEKPTGSANPASYGRTWAPAPRGQRIYFNDDDDDDDDD; from the exons ATGAGTTATGGAtatggtggaggtggaggtggaggtggaggtgggagaaGAGGCAGAAGAGGAGGTCGAGGTTTCggagatggaaacagagagagatgggacaggggaggaggaggaggaggtggaggaggaggaaggggataTTCCAGAAATACCGACTTCGGTTCTCGTGATGACCAGGACCGGGGCGGTGGACAACGGGACCGTCCCCCGCCACATCTGAAGGGTCGGGAGATTGGGCTGTGGTACGCGAGATATGGAGCCGTGAGGAGGAAACAGGCTGATCGGAGATCG CGGGCGGTGGTCCAGATGGATGAGGCCAGAGAGCAGCACATCACCAAGCTGCTCAACTCTGTCCAGAACGACCAGCCTGGTCCAGAGAGAGACGGCAGGGACGCCAGAGCCTCTACGTCTGGCAACTGGCGCACAACTGCCGATAGAACCGATAGAGACGATAGTCATTG TTACTTTGATGGTGATGTgcctgaagaggataaacacaAGATTGAGATCAAAtccgaggaggaagaggaagaagttaGTGCAGCACCGGAGAAAATACCTCACAAATCACAACG TTACTTTTCTCGGGAAGTGGCTAAAGATGAAACCCCTGACACGTGGGATGAagaagagcagcaggaggaagacgaggaggacaaAGTGAAagtcagagggaaagagaaggatcTGGAGTACCTAGTTCACAAAGTAGTCAGAGACAAAACTCAGGACGACTTCTTGCAGAGAGATCTGCAGAGCAAGAAATCAAACCCCAAGTTCCAGGACATGCTG AAATTCAGGGAAAAGCTGCCATCCTACAGCAAGAGAGAG GAGTTAGTGGAGCTGATCAACTCTAACCGGGTCCTGGTGGTGAGTGGGGAGACGGGGTGTGGAAAGACCACCCAGGTCACCCAGTTCATCCTAGACGACCACATCAACCGAGGTGTGGGCTCACTGTGCCGGGTGGTCTGCACCCAGCCCCGACGCATCAGCGCCATCTCT GTAGCGGAGCGTGTAGCATCAGAGAGGGCAGAAACTGTAGGGGATGGGAATTCCTGTGGTTATCAGATCCGCCTGCAGTG CCGGTTACCACGGCGACAGGGTTCGGTGCTGTACTGTACAACAGGCATTATTCTTCAGTGGCTACGCTCAGATCC ACTGTTGTCCAGCATCAGCCACCTGGTTCTGGATGAGATCCACGAGAGGAACCTGCAGTCTGACGTTCTCCTCGTCATCGTCAAGGACCTGCTCAAGCTCCGACATGACCTCAAGATCATCCTCATGAGTGCCACGCTCAACGCAGACAAGTTCTCCCAATACTTCG ACAACTGTCCGATGATCCACATCCCCGGCTTGACGTTCCCAGTGGAGGAGTTCCTACTGGAGGATGTTGTGGAGATGACCAG GTATCGCCCCCAGAAGCAGGACCGCCGCCCCTCCTGGAAGAGAGGCTTCATGCAGGGGCGCAACTCCAGACctgagaaggaggagaaggaggctgaATACAGAGAGAGCTGGCCTTGTTATGCACGCACACTACAGGGCAG GTACTCTGACGACACCATCGAGGTGCTGGAGATGTTGGACAATGATGAGAAGATTGACCTGGAGCTGATCATGGCGCTGATCCGCCATATTGTGCTCAAAGAGGAA CAAGGAGCCATCTTGATCTTCCTGCCTGGCTGGGACAACATCAGCAGCCTCAATGACCTGCTCATGGCTCAGCAGATGTTCCGatcag ACCGGTTCGTCATCATCCCTCTGCACTCCCTGATGCCTACTGTTAACCAGACCCAG GTGTTCAAGAGGCCTCCTCCTGGAGTCAGGAAGATTGTGATTGCTACCAATATAGCTGAGaccag TATCACCATAGATGATGTAGTGTATGTgatagatggagggaagatTAAGGAGACCCACTTTGacaccaacaacaacatcagcacCATGGCAGCCGAGTGGGTTAGCCTGGCCAATGCCAAACAGAGGAAAGGACGTGCCGGCag GGTGTGTCCAGGGAAATGCTATCATCTATACAACGGTCTCAGAGCCAGCCTGCTGGATGCCTATCAATTACCCGAGATCATGAGAACGCCACTGGAGGAGCTCTGCTTGCAGATCAAG ATATTGAAGCTGGGGGCTATAGCTGGATTCCTGAGGAAAGCCCTGGACCCTCCTACTGAAAAGGCTGTCAGTCTGGCCATCAAGCACCTCATAGACctg AACGCCCTGGACCATTCGGAGAATCTGACAGCGCTGGGCTTCCACCTGGCCCGTCTGCCTGTGGAGCCTCACATCGGCAAGCTGATCCTGTTTGGAGCTCTGCTGGGCTGCCTTGACCCCGTGCTCATCATCGCTGCTTCACTCAGCTTCAAAGACCCTTTCTTCATACCTCTG ggCAAAGAGAAGATGGCGGACATGAGGAGAAAGACTCTGTCCAGAAACTCCAAGAGTGACCACCTCACTATTGTCAATGCCTTCCAG GGCTGGGAGGACGCAAAACGCCGTGGCGCCAGGTATGAGAGGGAGTTCTGCTGGGACAACTTCCTATCTGCCAATACACTCCAG ATGCTGCACAATATGAAGGGTCAGTTTACTGAGCACCTGATGCGGACGGGTTTTGTCAGCAGCAGGGACCCCAAAGACCCCAAGTCCAACATCAACTCAG AAAATGAGAAGTTGATCAAGGCAGTGATTGTAGCTGGTCTGTACCCTAAGGTGGCCATGATCAGACCGTCTCACAGCAAGAAGAGGCCCGG CGTTAAGGTATACACCCAGGCCGATGGGAAGGTGTGTATCCACCCCAAATCTGTCAACGCCGAGGAGACCGAGTTCAACTACACCTGGCTCATCTACCACCTCAAGATGAGAACTAGCAGT ATCTTCCTGTATGATTGTACCGAGGTGTCCCCGTTCTCGCTGCTGTTCTTTGGAGGAGACATCACCATCCAGAAAGACGAGGACCAGGAGACCATCGCGGTCGACCAGTGGATCGTCTTCAGATCCCCGGCGCGCATCGCTCACCTCGTCAAG AGTCTGAAAAGAGAGCTGGATTccctgctggaggagaagatcCGTCACCCTGCTCCTGTGGACTGGCACAACCGTCAGTCCAAAGACTGTGCTGTCATCACAGCCATCATAGACCTCATCACCACCCAGGAGAAGCCCACAGGCAGTGCCAACCCTGCGAGCTATGGCAGAACATGGGCCCCAGCCCCTAGAGGACAACGCATCTACTtcaatgacgatgatgatgatgacgacgatgatTAG
- the LOC139907729 gene encoding putative G-protein coupled receptor 149, producing the protein MSSTHLSSPAPNQSYLSTATYEKTDPLEVERQIRLVLFGLCVTIAAATFVGGVYSLLSLLRMRRKTSLCLIVASMSVDDLLSVVPLSLFMLLQWERDGGGESGSLCTLSGLLYVFQGVSSNMKACLIAAYTFYVTKRFGVLQSVRRPLRVMWAIAAVWAVSLAVSVLPLCGWGSFTPASLGCFPESDSFYILLLFSLYSLCFCGLLFFFIPLTYQLLCSREPQRTLLYPSYLEMARGLSGSAPLCDLPSFSPDSLNKSFGAYNELSPGSFGTGLELREKVETSLSPASDTGQMDAAVGDTPVVFAQKRFSMILAVVRVILWMPMMTLVLVRHTVNARSSSLETLSFFLTLLAPAVTPLFVLSERWIHMPCGCFINCKRDRTQEPSVVKRRLEFNLSFQQGYGVYKLSHATKSHHSPSIEKPAYHSLFNCDFPNTRLHALESGGLSSLEADFDFSTTCPVDSSSHADLLLATVAGGGEALADCAPLPHENHGDDDDFRYVPSLSGHHREQDHNLTDTSSVFEGPERRLSHEECRKIELTDWEWCRSKSERTPRQRSTGGLSIPLCAFQGTVSLQAPTGKTLSLSTYEVSSDGLKISPNNARKVEVYRSKSVGHEPSADDPASGGQAGDVNVGGVGMGMGMGMEMEIGMGIGAGVGDTNVKIHLEVLEICDNEEAMDSVSIISNISQSSTHARSPSLRYSRRENRFVSCDLGETASYSLLIPSSGNPEADSINISIPDTVEAHRQNSRRQTQESCGYREEIQLLNEAYRKQAGDREE; encoded by the exons ATGTCCTCGACGCACCTTAGCTCCCCGGCGCCCAATCAGAGCTACCTTTCCACGGCCACCTATGAGAAGACGGACCCCTTGGAGGTGGAGAGGCAAATTCGCCTGGTGCTTTTCGGCTTGTGCGTAACCATCGCCGCTGCTACCTTTGTCGGAGGTGTGtattccctcctctccctcctccggATGAGGAGAAAAACCTCGCTGTGTCTCATCGTGGCTTCCATGTCGGTGGACGACCTGCTCAGCGtggtccctctctcccttttcatgCTCCTCcagtgggagagagacggaggtgGAGAGTCGGGGAGCCTGTGCACTTTATCGGGACTTCTCTATGTGTTCCAGGGTGTTTCTAGCAATATGAAGGCTTGCCTTATAGCAGCCTACACTTTTTATGTTACAAAGAGATTTGGAGTGCTTCAGTCTGTCCGCCGGCCCTTGAGAGTGATGTGGGCCATCGCCGCTGTGTGGGCGGTCAGCCTGGCCGTCAGTGTGTTACCTTTGTGCGGATGGGGCAGCTTTACACCGGCCTCTCTCGGCTGTTTCCCTGAGAGCGACAGTTTTTACATTCTGCTGCTTTTCTCGTTATATTCCCTGTGTTTCTGCggcttgttgtttttctttatccCCCTCACCTACCAGCTGCTGTGCTCCAGGGAGCCTCAGAGGACACTGCTCTACCCGAGCTATTTGGAGATGGCGAGAGGACTGAGTGGCTCCGCTCCCCTCTGCGATCTCCCGTCCTTCTCCCCGGACAGCCTGAACAAAAGTTTCGGTGCCTATAACGAGCTGAGCCCAGGCTCGTTTGGCACAGGGCTGGAGCTCAGGGAGAAGGTGGAGACCAGTCTGTCCCCGGCCTCTGACACCGGGCAGATGGATGCTGCTGTCGGGGACACACCGGTCGTGTTTGCACAAAAGCGCTTCTCCATGATCCTGGCGGTTGTTCGAGTTATTTTATGGATGCCAATGATG ACTTTGGTGCTGGTGCGTCACACAGTGAATGCACGCAGCTCCTCCCTGGAGACGCTCAGCTTCTTTCTCACCTTGCTTGCCCCTGCGGTCACTCCACTGTTTGTGCTGTCCGAGCGCTGGATCCACATGCCCTGCGGCTGCTTCATTAACTGCAAACGGGATCGGACGCAGGAACCCTCAG TGGTGAAAAGAAGATTGGAGTTCAACCTCTCATTCCAGCAAGGCTATGGAGTGTACAAGTTATCCCACGCCACCAAGTCTCATCACAGCCCGTCCATCGAGAAGCCGGCCTACCACAGCCTCTTTAACTGTGACTTCCCTAATACCCGCCTCCATGCGCTGGAAAGCGGCGGGCTCTCCAGCTTGGAGGCCGATTTTGATTTCAGCACCACGTGCCCGGTGGACAGCTCCTCTCACGCAGACCTGTTACTAGCGACAGTGGCCGGTGGAGGAGAGGCCCTTGCAGATTGCGCTCCGCTTCCCCACGAGAACCACGGAGACGATGATGACTTCCGCTACGTCCCTTCCCTCTCTGGCCACCACCGGGAGCAGGACCACAATCTGACCGACACGTCGTCGGTGTTCGAGGGGCCGGAGAGGAGGCTGTCGCACGAGGAGTGTCGGAAAATCGAGCTGACGGACTGGGAGTGGTGCAGGAGCAAATCAGAGAGAACACCCAGACAG CGGTCGACGGGTGGTCTGTCGATCCCCCTGTGTGCCTTCCAGGGCACCGTATCTCTGCAGGCGCCCACAGGGaagaccctctctctctccacctatgAGGTCAGCAGTGACGGACTCAAAATCTCCCCCAACAATGCCAGGAAG gtggaaGTGTACCGCTCCAAATCGGTTGGTCACGAGCCGAGTGCAGACGACCCCGCATCAGGAGGCCAGGCCGGGGATGTGAATGTTGGCggggtggggatggggatggggatggggatggaaATGGAGATAGGGATGGGAATAGGAGCCGGGGTGGGGGACACCAATGTCAAGATCCACCTGGAAGTTCTGGAGATCTGCGACAATGAGGAGGCCATGGACAGTGTCTCCATCATCTCCAACATCAGTCAGTCCTCCACCCACGCCCGCTCCCCGTCGCTGCGCTACTCCCGGAGGGAGAACCGCTTCGTCTCCTGCGACCTGGGCGAGACGGCCTCCTACTCGCTGCTCATCCCCAGCAGCGGCAACCCGGAGGCAGACAGCATCAACATCAGTATTCCTGACACAGTGGAGGCCCACCGGCAGAACAGCCGACGACAGACCCAGGAGAGCTGCGGGTATCGGGAGGAGATACAGCTGCTCAACGAGGCCTACAGGAAGCAAGCTGGGGACAGGGAGGAATGA